In a single window of the Coffea eugenioides isolate CCC68of chromosome 3, Ceug_1.0, whole genome shotgun sequence genome:
- the LOC113766071 gene encoding uncharacterized protein LOC113766071 translates to MYRNVEVQIGQIASSLNNRNQGELPSKTEVNPKEHVKAITLHSGKQLEDPLVMEVEKDKNEKQEEKQRNQEAIVEENSREKSRENQPSSSATIPIPPAVPFPQRLKQNKFDKDFEKFVKLFKQLHINIPFADAILQIPSYAKFLKEIMTRKRKLEDCETIALTEECSAIIQNKLPPKLKDPGSFSIPCTIGNVDFSKALCDLGASVSLIPLTVARQLGLHELKRTNITLQLADRSIRYPLGVLENVLIKVQKFIIPVDFVVLDMEEDISMPIILGRPFLATAGTIIDVKNGKLKFQVGEEVVEFNLNEMKKY, encoded by the coding sequence ATGTACAGGAATGTAGAggtccaaattggtcaaattgctagtTCTTTGAATAATCGAAATCAAGGAGAATTACCTAGCAAAACAGAGGTCAATCCTAAGGAGCATGTCAAAGCCATTACTCTTCATAGTGGTAAGCAATTAGAAGATCCTCTTGTGATGGAAGTTgagaaagataagaatgaaaaacaagaagaaaagcagaggaaCCAAGAGGCGATAGTAGAAGAAAATAGCCGGGagaaatcaagagaaaatcaaCCATCATCTTCCGCTACCATTCCAATACCTCCTGCGGTTCCATTTccacaaagattaaagcaaaataagtttgataaagattttgaaaaatttgttaaacttttcaaacaattgcacattaacattccttttgccgatgctattttgcagattccgtcttatgcgaaatttctcaaggaaatcatgactagaaaaagaaagttggaagactgcgaaacaatagcattaacggaggaatgtagtgcaattattcaaaataagctaccaccgaagttgaaggatccggggagtttttctataccttgcaccataggtaacgttgatttttctaaggcattgtgtgatcttggtgctagtgtatcattaatacctttaacggtggctagacaattgggtttgcatgagcttaaacgcactaatattactttgcaactagcggatcggtctattagatatccattgggagtgttggagaatgtattgataaaagttcaaaaatttatcattccagtggattttgtggtattagatatggaagaagatatatctatgccaattattctaggtagaccatttctagctactgcaggtactattattgatgtcaaaaatggcaaacttaagtttcaagtaggCGAAGAAGtggtagaatttaatttgaatgaaatgaaaaaatac